The proteins below come from a single Vidua macroura isolate BioBank_ID:100142 chromosome 17, ASM2450914v1, whole genome shotgun sequence genomic window:
- the PCIF1 gene encoding mRNA (2'-O-methyladenosine-N(6)-)-methyltransferase has product MANENHRSPAEEASLMSHSPGTSNQNQPSSPKPMRLVQDLPDELVQAGWEKCWSKRENRPYYFNRFTNQSLWEMPVLGQHDVISDPLGLNAAPMPLEGGVADASVESKQRKRRFSEEVPPSGNSVKKPKADVPGNPAAQPVPSSPSIPGTSVLKAWCVSPEDKQQAALLRPTEVYWDLDIQTNAVIKQRAPSEVLSPHPEVELLRSQLILKLRQHYRELCQQREGIDPPRESFNRWMLERKVVDKGTDPLLPSDCEPVVSPSMFREIMNDIPIRLSRIKFREEAKRLLFKYAEAAKRLIESRSASPDSRKVVKWNVEDTFSWLRRDHSASKEDYMDRLEHLRKQCGPHVSAAAKDSVEGICSKIYYISLEYVKRIREKHLAILKENNISAEVEAPEVQDRLVYCYPVRLAIPSPPLPSVEMHMENNVACVRYKGEMVKVSRNYFSKLWLLYRYSCIDDSGFEKFLPRVWCLLRRYQMMFGVGLYEGTGLQGALPVHIFEALHKLFGVSFECFASPLNCYFKQYCSAFLDTDGYFGSRGPCLDFFPISGSFEANPPFCEELMDAMVSHFEKLLESSSEPLSFIVFIPEWRDPPTPALTRMEQSKFKRHQLILPAFDHEYRSGSQHVCKKEEMYYKAVHNTAVLFLQNSAGFAKWEPTPERLQELVAAYKHSGRTLSSSSSSSSSSSSSSSSTADKERELGREQSSSRETNPN; this is encoded by the exons ATGGCCAATGAGAATCACAGAAGCCCTGCGGAGGAAGCGTCTCTCATGAGTCACTCACCTGGCACCTCCAACCAgaaccagcccagctcccccaaACCCATGCGCCTGGTACAGGACCTGCCAG ATGAGCTGGTGCAGGCTGGCTGGGAGAAGTGCTGGAGCAAGCGGGAGAACCGCCCGTACTACTTCAACCGCTTCACCAACCAATCTCTGTGGGAAatgcctgtgctgggacagcacGATGTCATA TCAGACCCTCTGGGACTGAACGCGGCTCCAATGCCACTGGAAGGTGGAGTGGCAGATGCTTCTGTGGAGAGcaagcagaggaagagaagatTCTCAGAAGAGGTTCCACCGAGTGGCAACAGTGTGAAGAAGCCCAAG GCGGATGTCCCAGGGAACCCAGCTGCTCAGCCagtccccagctctcccagtaTTCCAGGAACCTCTGTTTTGAAGGCATGGTGTGTTTCACCTGAAGACAAACAGCAGGCAGCTCTTCTACGACCAACTGA AGTATACTGGGACCTGGATATTCAGACAAATGCTGTGATTAAGCAGAGGGCACCATCAGAAGTGCTTTCTCCACACCCTGAGGTGGAGCTGCTCCGGTCCCAGCTCATTCTCAAGCTGCGGCAGCATTACCGTGAGCTCTGTCAGCAGCGAGAAG GGATTGACCCCCCAAGGGAGTCATTTAATCGCTGGATGTTGGAGAGGAAAGTGGTTGATAAAGGGACAGATCCTCTTTTACCGAGTGACTGCGAGCCAGTAGTGTCTCCTTCCATGTTCAGAGAGATCATGAATGACATTCCCATCAG GTTATCCAGAATTAAGTTCCGAGAGGAAGCCAAGAGGCTGCTCTTCAAGTATGCTGAGGCTGCGAAACGACTGATTGAATCCAG GAGTGCTTCCCCAGACAGCAGGAAGGTGGTGAAGTGGAATGTGGAGGACACCTTCAGCTGGCTGCGACGGGACCATTCTGCCTCCAAGGAGGACTATATG GACCGCCTGGAGCACTTACGCAAACAGTGTGGGCCCCATGTGtctgctgcagccaaggacTCTGTCGAAGGCATCTGCAGTAAAATTTACTACATATCCCTGGAATACGTCAAGCGCATCCGGGAGAAGCATCTTGCCATACTCAAGGAGAACAATATCTCTG CTGAGGTAGAAGCTCCTGAGGTCCAGGACAGGCTGGTGTACTGCTACCCTGTGAGACTGGCCATCCCCTCCCCACCGCTCCCCAGCGTGGAGATGCACATGGAGAACAACGTGGCGTGTGTGCGGTACAAGGGGGAGATGGTCAAAGTGAGCCGCAACTACTTCAGCAAGCTG TGGCTTCTTTATCGGTACAGCTGCATCGACGACTCAGGCTTTGAAAAGTTCCTGCCCAGGGTTTGGTGCCTTCTCCGTCGATATCAG ATGATGTTCGGTGTGGGGCTGTACGAAGGCACTGGTCTGCAAGGGGCACTTCCCGTGCACATCTTTGAAGCCCTCCACAAGCTCTTTGGAGTGAGTTTTGAATGCTTTGCCTCGCCCCTGAATTGCTATTTTAAACAGTACTGTTCAGCCTTCTTGGACACAGACGGGTATTTTGGATCCAGGGG CCCATGCCTGGATTTCTTCCCTATAAGTGGTTCTTTTGAGGCAAATCCTCCGTTCTGTGAGGAGCTGATGGATGCCATGGTCTCTCACTTTGAG AAACTGCTGGAGAGCTCCAGCGAGCCGCTCTCCTTCATTGTCTTCATCCCCGAGTGGCGGGACCCCCCCACGCCAGCCCTGACGCGCATGGAGCAGAGCAAGTTCAAGCGACACCAGCTCATCCTGCCGGCCTTCGATCACGAGTACCGCAGCGGGTCCCAGCACGTCTGCAAAAA GGAGGAGATGTACTACAAGGCTGTGCACAACACAGCCGTCCTCTTCCTGCAGAACAGCGCCGGCTTTGCCAAGTGGGAGCCCACGCCGGAGCGGCTGCAGGAGCTCGTTGCAGCCTACAAGCATTCGGGCCGAACCCTCAGCTCCTCgtcttcctcctcctcgtcctcatcctcctcctcctcctccacagcgGACAAAGAGCGGGAGCTGGGCcgagagcagagcagcagccgaGAGACTAATCCCAACTAA
- the LOC128815694 gene encoding E3 ubiquitin-protein ligase RNF182-like — MAQPESKLVSPPVAPSSPELECHICYSRFDARARRPKLLRCGHRLCARCLRRIVPPGDNSTPQLRCPFCRQHSPVPGGDVQQLQDDGEALALLTGRERAKKRGPPLSPEVLLCPSVLEPTSSPDCLVVTILEVPEDVAPPESLGRLEVVRLYRPTSLGALPCHGPGQKWRSWGWQAIPRFILGVLCLLYFSSLPFGIYLLLIEHHSLGIILVSLVPSTLLLCIVYSLCQCLCLEVFGFPHS, encoded by the coding sequence ATGGCCCAGCCAGAGAGCAAACTGGTGTCCCCGCCGGTGGCACCCTCGTCCCCCGAGCTGGAGTGCCACATCTGCTACAGCCGCTTCGACGCCCGTGCCCGCAGGCCCAAGCTGCTCCGCTGCGGCCATCGCCTCTGTGCCCGCTGCCTGCGCAGGATTGTTCCCCCGGGGGACAATTCAACCCCCCAGCTCCGTTGCCCCTTCTGccgccagcacagcccagtgccGGGCGGGGacgtgcagcagctgcaggatgaCGGTGAGGCGCTGGCACTGCTGACAGGCCGTGAACGGGCCAAGAAACGGGGTCCACCCCTATCTCCTGAGGTACTCCTTTGCCCCAGCGTGCTGGAGCCCACATCCAGCCCCGACTGCCTGGTTGTCACCATCCTGGAGGTGCCAGAGGACGTAGCCCCACCAGAGagcctgggcaggctggaggtGGTGCGGCTGTACCGCCCCACGAGCCTGGGTGCTCTGCCCTGCCACGGCCCTGGGCAGAAGTGGCGCTCCTGGGGGTGGCAAGCCATCCCCCGCTTCATTCTGGGTGTTCTCTGCCTCCTCTACTTCAGCTCCCTGCCCTTCGGCATCTACCTCCTGCTCATTGAGCACCACAGCCTGGGCATCATCCTGGTCAGTCTTGTGCCCTCCACCCTCCTTCTCTGCATTGTCTACAGCCTCTGCCAGTGCCTGTGCCTGGAGGTCTTTGGGTTCCCCCACTCCTGA